The following are from one region of the Juglans regia cultivar Chandler chromosome 10, Walnut 2.0, whole genome shotgun sequence genome:
- the LOC108986234 gene encoding alpha/beta hydrolase domain-containing protein 17B-like, with amino-acid sequence MGGVTSSMAAKFAFFPPNPPSYKLVKDELTGLLLLSPFPHRENVEVLKLPTRRGTEIVAIYIRHPMATSTLLYSHGNAADLGQMYELFIELSIHLRVNLMGYDYSGYGQSSGKPSEQNTYSDIDAAYKCLEESYGTKQEDIILYGQSVGSGPTLDLAARLPQLRAVVLHSPILSGLRVMYPVKRSYWFDIYKNIDKIPLVNCPVLIIHGTSDEVVDCSHGKQLWELCKEKYEPLWLKGGNHCDLELYPEYIRHLKKFISTVEKSPSQRYSSRRSTDQFEQPRKSTDFFEVSRKSTDRREKPRQSTDRPEKLKNLSTNVDKLEKLRISFDHVERSRRSVDCHEKSRKSIDHQLERARKSVDRLDRIRTGQLYPKV; translated from the exons ATGGGTGGGGTGACGTCGTCCATGGCGGCCAAGTTCGCCTTCTTCCCGCCGAACCCACCTTCATACAAGCTGGTCAAGGATGAGCTCACGGGTCTCCTGCTTCTCAGTCCGTTTCCCCACCGTGAAAACGTCGAGGTTCTCAAATTGCCGACCCGTCGGGGCACCGAGATTGTCGCCATCTACATTCGACACCCCATGGCCACCTCTACTCTTCTCTACTCTCACGGCAATGCCGCCGATCTGGGTCAGATGTACGAGCTCTTCATTGAGTTGAGCATCCACCTCCGCGTCAATCTCATGGG GTATGACTATTCTGGATATGGGCAATCATCTGGAAAG CCTAGTGAGCAGAATACATATTCAGATATTGACGCTGCATACAAGTGTCTTGAAGAAAGCTATGGTACTAAGCAGGAAGATATCATCCTTTATGGTCAATCTGTTGGAAGTGGCCCCACTTTGGACCTTGCTGCTCGTCTACCTCAGTTAAGAGCTGTTGTTCTGCATAGTCCCATACTCTCTGGCTTAAGAGTCATGTATCCTGTAAAGCGGTCATACTGGTTTGACATATACAAG AATATTGACAAAATCCCACTGGTCAACTGTCCTGTTCTAATCATTCAT GGGACTTCAGATGAAGTTGTTGATTGCTCCCATGGTAAGCAACTCTGGGAACTGTGCAAAGAGAAGTATGAACCACTATGGCTTAAAGGAGGAAATCACTGTGATTTGGAGCTCTATCCCGAGTACATCAGGCATCTCAAGAAATTTATCTCTACTGTTGAGAAGTCTCCTTCCCAAAGATACAGTTCCAGGAGAAGCACAGACCAGTTTGAGCAGCCTCGAAAGAGTACTGatttttttgaagtttcaaGGAAGAGCACTGATCGAAGAGAGAAACCAAGGCAGAGCACTGATAGGCctgaaaaactgaaaaatctgTCCACCAATGTTGATAAGCTAGAAAAATTAAGAATCTCTTTTGACCATGTGGAAAGGTCTCGGAGGAGCGTGGATTGCCACGAGAAGTCTCGGAAAAGCATCGACCACCAGCTGGAAAGAGCACGGAAGAGTGTTGATCGGCTGGATAGAATACGAACTGg TCAACTGTACCCAAAAGTATAG